A stretch of Perognathus longimembris pacificus isolate PPM17 chromosome 1, ASM2315922v1, whole genome shotgun sequence DNA encodes these proteins:
- the Dnajb7 gene encoding dnaJ homolog subfamily B member 7 yields MVDYYEVLGVQRYASSEDIKKAYHKVALKWHPDKNPENKEEAEKKFKEVAEAYEVLSDGEKRVIYDKYGKKGLDGGGRSHFDNECEDSFTFHKTDDVFKEFFGERDPFSFHFFEDSLQDLLNSPRHTCGRSRGTGSFFPTSSGQPVYQRFSSYDTGYSSYGPLGHEGFTSASSRIFDDSEMGKYIPVTTSGKTVNGRRISTKKINEYGHETEVEDDGGVKSFLINSVADEEGFAEGNWRRQTFNHYPPNSYSPKHVSPFTFVDNHQQGIPWVTSNWDPSILSAGFKEGSKRKKKKHKEGQKKKSTRRNR; encoded by the coding sequence ATGGTGGATTACTATGAAGTTCTAGGAGTGCAGAGATACGCCTCATCCGAGGACATTAAAAAAGCTTACCATAAAGTAGCACTTAAATGGCACCCTGataaaaatccagaaaataaagaagaagcagagaaaaaattcaaagaagTAGCTGAGGCATATGAGGTACTGTCAGATGGTGAAAAACGGGTCATTTATGATAAATATGGCAAAAAAGGATTAGATGGCGGAGGCAGAAGTCATTTTGATAATGAATGTGAAGATAGCTTCACATTCCATAAGACAGATGATGTCTTTAAAGAATTTTTTGGCGAAAGGGATCCATTTTCATTTCACTTCTTTGAAGACTCACTTCAGGACCTTTTAAATAGTCCAAGACACACCTGTGGAAGAAGCAGAGGTACAGGATCCTTTTTCCCTACTTCCAGTGGACAACCAGTTTATCAGAGATTTTCTTCCTATGATACAGGATACTCATCGTATGGTCCACTGGGACATGAAGGCTTTACTTCAGCCTCTTCCCGGATATTTGATGACAGTGAGATGGGCAAGTACATACCTGTTACAACTTCAGGCAAAACTGTAAATGGCAGACGTATTAGTACAAAGAAAATTAATGAGTATGGTCATGAAACAGAAGTTGAAGATGATGGTGGAGTGAAATCCTTCCTTATCAACAGTGTGGCAGACGAAGAAGGCTTTGCAGAAGGCAACTGGAGAAGGCAGACATTCAACCATTATCCACCAAATTCCTACAGTCCCAAACACGTATCTCCATTTACTTTTGTGGACAATCATCAACAAGGTATACCTTGGGTCACTAGCAACTGGGATCCTTCTATTCTCTCAGCAGGATTCAAAGAAGGtagtaagaggaaaaaaaagaagcacaaagaGGGACAGAAGAAGAAGTCAACCAGAAGGAACCGTTAA